The following proteins come from a genomic window of Anaerobutyricum hallii:
- the secY gene encoding preprotein translocase subunit SecY, giving the protein MFETLRNALKVKDIRKRLLFTLVVLVICRLGSQLPIPGIDTDTISQYLNSLLGDSFNLLNSFTGGSFESMSLFALNVTPYITASIIIQLLTIAIPALEELYRDGEDGRKKINNITRFVTLALSVLESAGLAIGFGKQGLLSNYGPLIVIEMIVCLTAGSVFVMWLGEQITDKGVGNGISIILLCNIVSRMPSDLFNLYQKFMEGKQISNVIIAGVIIFLVILGTIIFTIVLNDAERRIPVQYSRKIQGGSQLGGLGSTLPVKVNTANVMPIIFSSSLLQFPLVIKQLVGANPKGTAGFIFNALNQSNWCNPDHWNWSIGLIIYLLLNVVFAYFYTSITFNPLEISNNMKKQGGYIPGVRPGKATVDYLNSILTYIIFIGAIGLCIVAVIPIFFNGFFGANVSFGGTSIIIIAGVVLETMKQIESQTLVRQYTGFLTE; this is encoded by the coding sequence ATGTTCGAAACTCTCAGAAATGCTCTGAAAGTGAAGGATATTAGAAAGAGACTCCTATTTACATTAGTAGTTTTAGTTATCTGCCGATTGGGCAGTCAGCTTCCAATACCGGGAATTGACACTGATACAATCAGCCAGTATTTAAACTCATTGTTAGGAGATTCTTTCAACCTTTTGAATTCCTTTACTGGCGGATCATTTGAATCTATGTCACTGTTCGCGTTAAACGTAACACCATACATCACAGCATCCATCATCATTCAGCTTCTTACCATTGCCATTCCGGCATTGGAAGAGCTGTATCGTGATGGCGAGGATGGACGTAAAAAGATTAACAATATTACAAGATTTGTTACGCTTGCACTTTCCGTTCTTGAAAGTGCTGGTTTGGCAATTGGCTTTGGAAAACAGGGACTTTTGTCAAACTATGGTCCGCTGATCGTAATAGAGATGATTGTCTGTTTAACAGCAGGTTCCGTCTTTGTTATGTGGCTCGGTGAACAGATTACAGATAAAGGTGTAGGAAATGGTATTTCCATTATCCTTCTTTGTAACATTGTTTCCCGTATGCCAAGTGATTTATTTAATCTGTACCAGAAATTTATGGAAGGTAAACAGATTAGCAATGTAATTATTGCCGGAGTAATCATTTTCCTTGTTATTCTTGGAACAATTATTTTTACAATTGTTTTAAATGATGCAGAGAGAAGAATTCCTGTGCAGTATTCAAGAAAAATCCAGGGTGGAAGCCAGCTTGGAGGATTAGGATCAACATTACCTGTAAAAGTAAATACAGCAAACGTAATGCCAATTATCTTTTCATCTTCCCTGTTACAGTTCCCACTGGTAATCAAGCAGCTCGTTGGAGCTAATCCAAAGGGCACTGCAGGATTTATTTTCAATGCGTTAAATCAGTCTAACTGGTGTAATCCAGATCATTGGAACTGGTCAATTGGTTTAATCATTTACCTGCTTCTTAACGTAGTATTTGCATATTTCTATACATCGATTACTTTTAATCCTTTAGAAATATCTAATAATATGAAGAAACAGGGTGGTTATATTCCAGGTGTACGTCCTGGTAAAGCAACCGTTGATTATTTAAATTCAATTTTAACTTATATTATTTTTATCGGTGCGATTGGTCTTTGTATCGTTGCAGTAATTCCGATTTTCTTTAACGGATTCTTCGGCGCGAATGTCTCCTTTGGAGGAACATCTATCATCATTATCGCTGGTGTAGTATTAGAGACAATGAAACAGATTGAATCCCAGACATTAGTACGTCAGTATACCGGATTTTTAACAGAATAA
- the rplB gene encoding 50S ribosomal protein L2, translated as MGIKTYNPYTPSRRHMTGSDFSEITKKSPEKSLTYSLKKNSGRNNQGKITVRHRGGGAKKKYRLIDFKRNKDGIPAKVVAIEYDPNRTANIALICYVDGQKSYIIAPNKLEVGTTIMNGPDAEIHVGNCLPLENIPVGTEIHNIEMHPGKGAQLVRSAGNSAQLMAKEGKYATLRLPSGEMRMVPLNCRATIGQVGNIEHDLINIGKAGRKRHMGIRPTVRGSVMNPNDHPHGGGEGKASIGRPGPCTPWGKPALGLKTRKKNKQSNKLIVRTRDGKNVK; from the coding sequence ATGGGAATCAAAACTTATAACCCATATACACCTTCCAGAAGACATATGACCGGATCTGATTTTTCAGAGATCACAAAGAAAAGTCCTGAGAAATCTCTCACTTATTCTTTAAAGAAGAATTCCGGCCGTAACAACCAGGGTAAAATCACAGTTAGACATCGTGGCGGCGGTGCTAAGAAGAAATATAGATTAATCGATTTCAAGAGAAATAAAGATGGTATTCCAGCAAAAGTTGTTGCTATCGAGTACGATCCAAACAGAACAGCAAACATTGCTTTAATCTGTTACGTAGATGGACAGAAGTCCTACATTATTGCACCTAATAAATTAGAGGTTGGCACAACAATCATGAACGGTCCAGACGCTGAAATTCATGTTGGAAACTGCCTTCCACTTGAGAACATCCCAGTTGGTACAGAAATTCACAACATCGAGATGCATCCTGGAAAAGGAGCTCAGTTAGTTCGTTCCGCTGGTAACTCCGCACAGCTTATGGCTAAGGAAGGAAAATATGCAACATTAAGACTTCCATCCGGAGAAATGAGAATGGTTCCTCTGAACTGTCGTGCTACAATCGGCCAGGTTGGAAACATTGAACATGACCTGATCAACATTGGTAAAGCAGGACGTAAACGTCACATGGGAATCCGTCCTACAGTTCGTGGTTCTGTTATGAACCCTAACGACCATCCACATGGTGGTGGAGAAGGTAAAGCTAGTATCGGTCGTCCAGGTCCATGTACTCCATGGGGTAAACCGGCACTCGGCTTAAAGACCAGAAAGAAAAACAAGCAGTCTAACAAATTGATTGTAAGAACAAGAGACGGAAAGAACGTTAAATAA
- the rpsC gene encoding 30S ribosomal protein S3, with product MGQKVNPHGLRVGIIKDWDSRWYAEKDFADNLVEDDKIRKYIKKRLYSAGISRTEIERASDRVKIIIHTAKPGIVIGRGGSAIDELKKELEKLTGKKLIIEIKEVKRFDVDKDAQLVAENIAQQLENRISFRRAMKSCMQRTMRNGALGIKTSCSGRLGGADMARTEFYSEGTIPLQTLRANIDYGFAEANTTYGKVGVKVWVYHGEVLPTKETKEGSDK from the coding sequence ATGGGACAGAAAGTTAATCCTCATGGTTTAAGAGTCGGAATCATCAAGGATTGGGATTCAAGATGGTATGCAGAAAAAGATTTCGCAGATAATCTTGTTGAAGATGATAAAATCAGAAAATATATTAAAAAACGTTTATACAGCGCAGGAATTTCTAGAACAGAAATCGAACGTGCTTCCGATCGTGTAAAGATCATTATTCATACAGCAAAACCGGGTATCGTTATTGGACGTGGCGGTTCTGCAATCGATGAGTTAAAGAAAGAGCTTGAAAAGCTTACAGGAAAGAAACTCATCATCGAAATCAAAGAAGTTAAGAGATTTGATGTAGATAAAGATGCTCAGTTAGTAGCTGAGAACATCGCACAGCAGTTAGAGAATCGTATTTCCTTCCGTCGTGCAATGAAATCCTGTATGCAGAGAACTATGAGAAACGGTGCATTAGGTATTAAGACATCTTGTTCCGGACGTTTAGGTGGAGCAGATATGGCCCGTACAGAGTTCTACAGCGAGGGAACAATTCCACTGCAGACACTTAGAGCAAATATTGATTATGGTTTCGCTGAAGCTAACACAACTTACGGAAAAGTTGGTGTAAAAGTTTGGGTATACCATGGTGAAGTACTTCCTACAAAGGAAACTAAGGAAGGGAGCGATAAATAA
- the rpsE gene encoding 30S ribosomal protein S5 has translation MKRELIDASQLELEETVVSIKRVTKVVKGGRNMRFAALVVVGDKNGHVGAGLGKAIEIPEAIRKGKEDAMKKLVKVPVNEVGSIPHDFIGKFGSAEVLLKASPEGTGIIAGGPSRAVLELAGYKNIRSKALGSNNKQNVVLATIAGLKEIKTPEEVARLRGKSVDEL, from the coding sequence ATGAAGCGCGAATTAATTGATGCTAGTCAATTAGAATTAGAAGAAACAGTAGTATCAATCAAACGTGTTACTAAGGTAGTAAAAGGTGGACGTAATATGCGTTTCGCTGCTTTAGTAGTAGTTGGTGATAAAAACGGTCATGTTGGAGCTGGTTTAGGTAAAGCGATTGAAATTCCTGAAGCTATCCGTAAGGGAAAAGAAGACGCTATGAAGAAACTGGTTAAGGTTCCTGTAAATGAAGTAGGTTCCATCCCACATGATTTCATTGGAAAATTTGGAAGTGCAGAAGTTTTATTAAAAGCATCTCCAGAAGGTACCGGTATCATCGCCGGAGGTCCTTCTCGTGCGGTTCTTGAACTTGCAGGATATAAGAATATCCGTTCCAAAGCATTAGGATCTAACAACAAACAGAACGTAGTACTTGCTACAATCGCTGGTCTTAAAGAAATCAAGACTCCAGAAGAAGTTGCAAGACTTCGTGGCAAATCAGTTGACGAACTGTAA
- the rpsH gene encoding 30S ribosomal protein S8 has translation MTMSDPIADMLTRIRNANTAKHDTVDVPASKMKISIADILLKEGYIKSYDIIEDGAFKTIRIALKYGADKNERIISGLKRISKPGLRVYADVENMPRVLGGLGVAIISTNKGVVTDKEARSMNVGGEVLAFVW, from the coding sequence ATGACAATGAGCGATCCAATTGCAGATATGCTTACTAGAATTCGTAATGCAAATACTGCAAAACACGATACAGTAGATGTTCCTGCATCTAAAATGAAAATTTCCATCGCTGATATCCTTTTAAAAGAAGGATACATCAAAAGTTATGACATCATCGAGGATGGTGCATTCAAAACAATCCGTATCGCATTAAAATACGGTGCTGATAAGAATGAAAGAATTATTTCTGGATTAAAGAGAATCTCTAAACCAGGACTTCGAGTATACGCAGACGTTGAGAACATGCCAAGAGTACTTGGTGGTTTAGGCGTAGCAATTATTTCCACAAATAAAGGTGTTGTTACAGACAAAGAAGCTCGTTCTATGAACGTAGGTGGAGAGGTATTAGCATTTGTATGGTAG
- the rpmD gene encoding 50S ribosomal protein L30, translating into MADKLKITLVKSPIGAIPKQRATVEALGLKKVNKTVEMPDNDAVRGMIWHVRHLVKVEEI; encoded by the coding sequence ATGGCAGATAAATTAAAAATCACATTAGTTAAGTCTCCTATCGGTGCTATTCCTAAACAGAGAGCAACTGTAGAAGCATTAGGACTTAAAAAAGTCAACAAAACAGTTGAAATGCCTGACAACGATGCTGTACGCGGAATGATTTGGCATGTTAGACACTTGGTAAAAGTTGAAGAAATTTAA
- the rplW gene encoding 50S ribosomal protein L23 produces the protein MADLKYYDVILKPVVTEKSMTAMGEKKYTFYVNPDATKTQVKEAVERMFEGAKVAKVNTMNLKGKKKRRGMVYGRTAAKKKAIVQLTQDSADIQIFEGL, from the coding sequence ATGGCAGATTTAAAATATTATGACGTCATCTTAAAGCCAGTCGTTACTGAAAAAAGTATGACTGCTATGGGCGAAAAGAAATACACATTTTACGTAAATCCAGATGCAACTAAGACTCAGGTTAAAGAAGCAGTTGAGAGAATGTTCGAGGGTGCTAAAGTTGCTAAAGTTAACACAATGAACTTAAAAGGTAAAAAGAAAAGAAGAGGCATGGTTTACGGAAGAACTGCTGCCAAGAAAAAAGCCATTGTTCAGTTAACACAGGATAGCGCAGATATTCAGATTTTTGAAGGTCTGTAA
- the rpmC gene encoding 50S ribosomal protein L29, with the protein MKTTKYVEDLRAKSIAELNEELVAAKKELFNLRFQNATNQLDNTSRIKEVRRNIARIQGIIAEQNSAE; encoded by the coding sequence GTGAAAACAACTAAGTATGTAGAAGATTTAAGAGCAAAATCCATCGCAGAACTTAATGAAGAATTAGTAGCTGCTAAAAAGGAATTATTTAATTTGAGATTCCAGAACGCAACAAATCAGTTAGATAACACCAGCAGAATTAAAGAAGTCAGAAGAAATATTGCCAGAATCCAGGGAATCATTGCTGAACAGAATAGTGCTGAGTAA
- the rplX gene encoding 50S ribosomal protein L24 translates to MAQKIKRNDMVKVIAGKDIDKEGKVLSVDAKNHKVVVEGINMATKHTKPSMQNQAGGIVQEEAAIDVSNVMLLHNGQPTRVGFKFVDGKKVRFAKSTGEVID, encoded by the coding sequence GTGGCTCAGAAAATTAAAAGAAATGACATGGTAAAAGTTATTGCCGGTAAAGATATTGATAAAGAAGGAAAAGTTCTTTCCGTTGACGCTAAGAATCATAAAGTTGTTGTAGAAGGCATCAACATGGCTACAAAACATACAAAACCAAGCATGCAGAATCAGGCTGGTGGTATTGTTCAGGAAGAAGCAGCAATCGACGTATCTAACGTTATGCTGCTCCACAATGGACAGCCTACAAGAGTTGGTTTCAAATTTGTAGATGGAAAGAAAGTACGTTTCGCAAAATCAACTGGCGAAGTAATCGACTAA
- the rplD gene encoding 50S ribosomal protein L4 → MASVSVYNMEGAQVGTIELSDSIFAVPVNEHLVHQAVVAQLANKRQGTQKAKTRSEVRGGGRKPWRQKGTGHARQGSIRAPQWTGGGVVFAPTPRDYSVKMNKKEKQLAMKSVLTSKVNESKFIVLDELKLAEIKTKQIKAVLDNLKVEKALIVTKEKDDVVVKSANNLPKVATTALNNINVYDILKYDTVVVTSEAVAAIEEVYA, encoded by the coding sequence ATGGCATCAGTATCTGTTTATAATATGGAAGGTGCTCAGGTTGGTACAATCGAATTAAGCGATTCTATCTTTGCAGTGCCTGTGAATGAACATTTAGTACATCAGGCTGTTGTAGCACAGCTTGCAAATAAACGCCAGGGTACTCAGAAAGCTAAAACACGTTCTGAAGTAAGAGGCGGCGGAAGAAAACCATGGAGACAGAAAGGAACAGGTCATGCAAGACAGGGATCTATCCGTGCTCCACAGTGGACAGGCGGCGGAGTTGTATTTGCTCCAACACCAAGAGATTATTCCGTAAAGATGAATAAGAAAGAAAAACAGCTCGCAATGAAATCTGTTTTAACATCTAAAGTTAATGAGAGCAAATTCATCGTATTAGATGAGTTAAAATTAGCTGAGATTAAAACAAAACAGATCAAAGCAGTTTTAGATAATCTCAAAGTTGAGAAGGCTTTAATCGTAACAAAAGAAAAAGACGATGTTGTGGTTAAGTCAGCTAACAACTTACCTAAAGTAGCAACTACTGCATTAAACAACATCAACGTATACGATATTCTTAAATACGATACAGTTGTTGTTACAAGCGAGGCAGTTGCAGCAATCGAGGAGGTATACGCATAA
- the rplV gene encoding 50S ribosomal protein L22, whose product MAKGHRSQIKRERNANKDTRPSAKLSYARCSVTKACFVLDAIRGKDVETALGILEYNPRYASEIIGKLLKSAIANAENNNGMNRENLYVAECYADKGPTMKRIQPRAQGRAYRIEKRQCHITVVLDER is encoded by the coding sequence ATGGCAAAAGGACATAGATCCCAGATTAAAAGAGAGAGAAATGCAAATAAAGATACCAGACCATCTGCTAAGCTTTCTTACGCTAGATGTTCTGTAACAAAAGCATGTTTCGTACTTGATGCCATCAGAGGTAAAGATGTTGAAACAGCTTTAGGAATTTTAGAATATAATCCAAGATACGCTTCAGAAATCATTGGAAAGTTATTAAAATCTGCCATTGCAAACGCAGAGAACAATAATGGCATGAATAGAGAGAACCTTTATGTAGCAGAGTGTTACGCAGATAAAGGACCTACAATGAAGAGAATACAGCCTAGAGCACAGGGCCGTGCTTACAGAATCGAAAAGAGACAGTGCCATATTACTGTTGTTCTGGATGAAAGATAA
- the rplF gene encoding 50S ribosomal protein L6 — protein sequence MSRIGRLPVEIPAGVEITVAENNVVTVKGPKGTLTESLPVEMDIKVENNQVVVTRPNDLKKMKSLHGLTRTLVANMVTGVTKGYEKVLEINGVGYRAQKQGKKLILSLGYSHPVEMEDPEGLESVLEGQNKITIKGIDKQKVGQYAAEIREKRKPEPYKGKGIKYADEVIRRKVGKTGKK from the coding sequence ATGTCACGAATTGGTAGATTACCAGTTGAAATTCCTGCAGGTGTTGAAATTACTGTTGCAGAGAACAACGTTGTGACTGTAAAGGGTCCTAAAGGAACACTCACAGAGAGTCTTCCTGTAGAGATGGACATTAAAGTTGAAAATAATCAGGTAGTTGTTACAAGACCTAACGATTTAAAGAAAATGAAATCTTTACATGGTCTTACAAGAACTCTGGTTGCAAATATGGTAACAGGTGTTACAAAGGGATACGAAAAAGTTCTTGAAATCAACGGTGTTGGTTACAGAGCTCAGAAACAGGGCAAGAAACTTATTCTTTCTCTTGGATATTCTCATCCTGTAGAAATGGAAGACCCAGAAGGTCTTGAGTCTGTATTAGAAGGACAGAACAAGATTACTATCAAGGGAATCGACAAACAGAAAGTTGGACAGTACGCAGCTGAAATCAGAGAAAAGAGAAAACCAGAACCTTACAAGGGAAAAGGTATCAAGTATGCTGATGAAGTAATCAGACGTAAAGTCGGCAAGACAGGTAAGAAATAA
- a CDS encoding type Z 30S ribosomal protein S14 produces the protein MAKKAMKVKQQRNQKFSSREYSRCKICGRPHAYLRKYGICRICFRELAYKGQIPGVKKASW, from the coding sequence ATGGCTAAGAAAGCAATGAAAGTTAAACAGCAGCGTAATCAGAAATTCTCATCTAGAGAATATTCTCGTTGCAAAATTTGTGGCCGCCCACATGCTTATTTAAGAAAATACGGAATCTGCAGAATCTGCTTCCGTGAATTAGCATATAAAGGTCAGATTCCTGGAGTTAAAAAAGCAAGCTGGTAG
- the rpsS gene encoding 30S ribosomal protein S19, translated as MARSLKKGPFADASLLKKVDAMNQSGDKSVIKTWSRRSTIFPSFVGHTFAVHDGRRHVPVYVTEDMVGHKLGEFVATRTYRGHGKDEKKSKVR; from the coding sequence ATGGCTCGTTCATTAAAAAAAGGACCATTTGCTGATGCAAGTTTATTAAAAAAAGTAGATGCGATGAATCAGTCCGGCGACAAGAGTGTTATTAAAACATGGTCCCGCCGTTCTACTATCTTCCCATCCTTCGTAGGTCATACCTTCGCAGTTCATGATGGAAGAAGACATGTACCTGTATATGTTACAGAAGATATGGTTGGACATAAATTAGGAGAATTCGTTGCAACCAGAACATACAGAGGACATGGAAAAGACGAAAAGAAGAGTAAAGTTAGATAG
- the rplR gene encoding 50S ribosomal protein L18: MINKKSRSEVRAKKHRRLRNRISGTASTPRLAVFRSNNHMYAQIIDDTVGKTLVSASTVQKEVKAELEKTNDVAAAAHLGTVIAKRAIEKGITTVVFDRGGFIYQGKIQALADAAREAGLNF, encoded by the coding sequence ATGATTAATAAAAAATCAAGAAGTGAAGTTCGTGCTAAAAAACATAGAAGACTTCGTAACCGCATCAGCGGAACTGCTTCTACTCCACGTTTAGCCGTATTCAGAAGCAACAATCATATGTATGCTCAGATTATTGATGATACCGTTGGAAAAACTCTTGTTTCAGCTTCTACAGTACAGAAAGAAGTTAAGGCAGAGCTTGAAAAAACTAATGACGTTGCAGCAGCAGCTCATTTAGGAACAGTAATTGCTAAGAGAGCAATTGAAAAAGGTATCACAACAGTTGTCTTCGACAGAGGAGGTTTCATTTACCAGGGTAAGATTCAGGCACTGGCAGATGCAGCCCGTGAAGCTGGTCTTAATTTCTAA
- the rplP gene encoding 50S ribosomal protein L16 translates to MLMPKRVKRRKQFRGSMAGKATRGTTITYGDFGLVACDPCWIKSNQIEAARVAMTRYMKRGGKVWIKIFPDKPVTAKPAETRMGSGKGSLEYWVAVVKPGRVMFEVAGVPEETAREALRLAMHKLPVKCKIVSRADLEGGDNSENN, encoded by the coding sequence ATGTTAATGCCTAAAAGAGTAAAACGTCGTAAACAGTTCCGTGGTTCCATGGCTGGAAAAGCTACAAGAGGAACAACTATCACTTATGGTGATTTCGGACTGGTAGCTTGTGATCCATGTTGGATTAAATCCAACCAGATCGAAGCAGCCCGTGTAGCCATGACTCGTTATATGAAGCGTGGTGGTAAAGTTTGGATTAAAATTTTCCCAGATAAACCGGTTACAGCAAAGCCTGCAGAAACTCGTATGGGTTCTGGTAAAGGTTCACTGGAATATTGGGTAGCAGTAGTTAAACCAGGTCGTGTAATGTTCGAAGTTGCTGGAGTACCTGAAGAAACAGCGAGAGAAGCTTTACGTCTTGCAATGCATAAATTGCCAGTAAAATGTAAAATCGTATCTCGTGCAGATTTAGAAGGCGGTGATAACAGTGAAAACAACTAA
- the rplE gene encoding 50S ribosomal protein L5: protein MSRLKEQYDSQIKAAMMKKFGYKNEMQIPKLVKIVVNMGVGDAKENHKLLDSAIGDMEKITGQKAVVCKAKKSVANFKLREGMPIGCKVTLRGDKMYEFADRLINLALPRVRDFRGVNPNAFDGRGNYALGIKEQLIFPEIEYDQVDKVRGMDVIFVTTAHTDEEARELLTLFGMPYAK from the coding sequence TTGAGTAGACTGAAAGAACAGTATGACAGCCAGATTAAGGCTGCTATGATGAAAAAATTTGGCTATAAAAATGAAATGCAGATTCCAAAGCTCGTTAAGATCGTTGTAAACATGGGTGTTGGTGATGCAAAAGAAAATCATAAATTATTAGATTCTGCAATCGGTGATATGGAAAAGATCACAGGTCAGAAAGCTGTAGTTTGTAAAGCAAAGAAATCCGTTGCTAACTTCAAGTTAAGAGAAGGAATGCCTATCGGATGTAAAGTAACTTTAAGAGGCGACAAGATGTACGAATTCGCTGATCGTCTTATTAACCTCGCTTTACCACGTGTACGTGACTTTAGAGGTGTTAACCCTAACGCATTTGACGGAAGAGGAAACTACGCTCTTGGTATTAAAGAGCAGTTAATCTTCCCTGAAATCGAGTACGATCAGGTAGACAAAGTTAGAGGTATGGATGTTATCTTCGTTACAACAGCTCATACTGATGAAGAAGCTCGTGAATTACTTACTTTATTTGGAATGCCGTACGCAAAATAG
- the rplN gene encoding 50S ribosomal protein L14, producing MIQQESRLKVADNTGAKELLCIRVMGGSTRRYANIGDTIVATVKDATPGGVVKKGDVVKAVVVRTKKGARRKDGSYIKFDENAAVIIKDDLNPRGTRIFGPVARELREKKFMKIVSLAPEVL from the coding sequence ATGATCCAACAGGAATCTAGACTTAAAGTTGCTGATAATACTGGAGCAAAAGAACTTCTTTGTATCCGTGTTATGGGTGGCTCAACAAGAAGATATGCTAATATCGGTGATACTATCGTTGCTACAGTTAAAGATGCAACACCAGGCGGTGTTGTAAAAAAAGGTGACGTAGTAAAAGCCGTAGTTGTACGTACCAAAAAAGGCGCTCGTCGTAAAGATGGTTCTTACATCAAATTTGACGAAAATGCTGCAGTTATCATCAAAGATGACCTGAATCCAAGAGGAACCCGTATTTTTGGACCAGTTGCTAGAGAACTTCGTGAGAAGAAATTCATGAAGATTGTTTCCTTAGCACCGGAAGTATTATAA
- the rpsQ gene encoding 30S ribosomal protein S17, which produces MDKTIVVSVTDNVKHPLYNKIVKRTYKLKAHDENNECRIGDRVKVMETRPLSKDKRWRLVEIVEKAK; this is translated from the coding sequence ATGGATAAAACAATCGTTGTAAGCGTAACAGACAACGTAAAACATCCTTTATATAACAAGATCGTAAAAAGAACTTATAAATTAAAAGCTCATGACGAAAACAATGAGTGTAGAATTGGTGACAGAGTAAAAGTAATGGAAACAAGACCTTTATCTAAAGATAAAAGATGGAGACTTGTTGAAATCGTTGAGAAGGCTAAATAG
- the rplO gene encoding 50S ribosomal protein L15, translated as MNLSNLHPAAGSKHSDAFRVGRGHGSGNGKTAGRGQKGQKSRSGGKVRVGFEGGQMPLYRRLPKRGFTCINSKKIIAINVSELERFEADSVVTIDTLIESGLVKNTFDGVKILGNGELSKKLTVQVNAFSKSAVAKIEAAGGKAEVI; from the coding sequence ATGAATTTATCTAATTTACATCCTGCTGCAGGTTCCAAACACAGCGATGCTTTCCGTGTAGGTCGTGGACATGGTTCAGGAAACGGAAAGACTGCAGGCAGAGGACAGAAAGGTCAGAAATCTCGTTCTGGCGGAAAAGTTCGTGTAGGTTTTGAAGGTGGACAGATGCCTTTATACAGAAGACTTCCTAAGAGAGGCTTCACTTGCATCAACTCAAAGAAAATCATCGCAATCAATGTTTCCGAACTTGAAAGATTCGAAGCAGATAGCGTTGTAACAATCGACACTTTAATTGAAAGTGGTTTAGTAAAAAATACCTTTGATGGTGTTAAAATTCTTGGAAACGGAGAATTAAGCAAGAAGCTTACAGTTCAGGTTAACGCATTCTCTAAGAGTGCTGTAGCTAAGATTGAAGCTGCTGGCGGAAAAGCTGAGGTGATTTAA
- the rplC gene encoding 50S ribosomal protein L3 → MKKAILATKIGMTQIFAEDGELIPVTVLQAGPCEVTQVKTVENDGYSAVQVGFQDMREKLSTKPMKGHFEKAGVSVKRFVKEFKLDDAENYELGQKITVDIFEAGDKVDATAISKGKGFQGAIKRHGQHTGPKTHGSKYHRHAGSNGMASDPSKVMKGKKMPGQMGHVQITIQNLEVVKIDAENNVILVKGSVPGPKKSLVTLKAAVKA, encoded by the coding sequence ATGAAGAAGGCTATTTTAGCAACAAAGATCGGTATGACTCAGATCTTCGCAGAAGATGGTGAATTAATTCCGGTTACAGTATTACAGGCTGGACCTTGTGAAGTAACACAGGTTAAAACAGTTGAGAATGACGGCTACAGTGCCGTACAGGTTGGCTTCCAGGATATGAGAGAAAAGTTATCCACAAAGCCAATGAAAGGACATTTCGAAAAAGCAGGAGTATCTGTTAAGAGATTCGTCAAAGAATTTAAATTAGACGATGCAGAGAATTACGAATTAGGTCAGAAAATCACAGTTGATATTTTTGAAGCTGGTGATAAAGTTGATGCAACTGCTATTTCAAAAGGTAAAGGTTTTCAGGGAGCTATCAAGAGACATGGACAGCATACGGGTCCTAAGACACATGGTTCTAAATACCATCGTCATGCAGGATCAAACGGTATGGCATCTGACCCATCCAAGGTAATGAAAGGCAAGAAGATGCCTGGACAGATGGGACATGTACAGATCACTATCCAGAATCTTGAAGTAGTTAAAATAGATGCAGAAAATAATGTTATTTTAGTAAAAGGATCCGTTCCAGGACCTAAGAAGTCTTTAGTAACATTAAAAGCAGCAGTTAAAGCGTAG